Proteins encoded together in one Salarchaeum sp. JOR-1 window:
- a CDS encoding ABC transporter substrate-binding protein translates to MASDSGERDDTTRRRYLAATGALAGSALLAGCQSESDATTDGTTSTTTDATTRATTDSGAYSVSMAPVGEVAFEEPPSNVMVYSLLYADMAVAYGHGDAVNSLGFSTNAAGSLHAYYDRLDGVSFDQSGLTQLNQGGSGITVDKEVFYDLNSDLHLIDPALVVSFDGWEASDVQQIADDVAPWFGNVYSRRNTEPPEAYADSYEYYTLWEIAETVSQVFQAQARYDALAAIHDDVVATIQSTLPPESERPTVASVIFIDGTFYPSTFNADGFAHAHTRPMRAPGAFAESDVSYRSAYDYETMLEVDPDVIINRYSYSYYDITSVRQTLAESAVGSRLTAVENDRVYAGGNPLQGPVMNLFQLEMTAKQLYPEQFGEWPGYDGGPYPEIPEDEQLFDRDEVAAIVNGDLS, encoded by the coding sequence ATGGCTTCGGACTCGGGCGAACGAGACGACACGACGCGCAGGAGATACCTCGCAGCCACCGGCGCGCTCGCCGGCAGCGCCCTGCTCGCCGGCTGTCAGAGCGAGAGCGATGCGACGACTGACGGAACGACCAGCACGACAACGGACGCCACCACCCGGGCGACGACCGACTCGGGGGCGTACTCGGTGTCGATGGCTCCCGTCGGCGAGGTCGCGTTCGAGGAACCGCCCTCGAACGTGATGGTGTACAGCCTCCTGTACGCGGACATGGCGGTCGCGTACGGCCACGGTGACGCCGTCAACTCCCTCGGGTTCAGCACGAACGCCGCCGGCTCTCTCCACGCCTACTACGACCGCCTCGACGGCGTCTCCTTCGACCAGTCTGGCCTCACCCAGCTCAATCAGGGCGGCTCCGGCATCACCGTGGACAAGGAGGTGTTCTACGACCTCAACAGCGACCTCCACCTCATCGACCCCGCGCTCGTCGTCTCCTTCGACGGCTGGGAGGCCTCCGACGTACAGCAGATAGCCGACGACGTCGCGCCCTGGTTCGGGAACGTCTACAGCCGCCGGAACACCGAACCGCCGGAAGCCTACGCCGACAGCTACGAGTACTACACGCTCTGGGAGATAGCGGAGACGGTCTCGCAGGTGTTCCAGGCGCAGGCGCGCTACGACGCGCTCGCCGCGATTCACGACGACGTGGTCGCCACGATTCAGTCGACCCTCCCGCCGGAGTCCGAGCGACCGACCGTCGCGTCCGTCATCTTCATCGACGGCACCTTCTACCCCTCCACGTTCAACGCCGACGGGTTCGCGCACGCCCACACCCGACCGATGCGGGCGCCGGGCGCGTTCGCCGAGAGCGACGTCTCCTATCGGTCCGCGTACGATTACGAGACGATGCTCGAAGTCGACCCCGACGTCATCATCAACCGCTACAGCTACTCGTACTACGACATCACGAGCGTTCGACAGACACTGGCGGAGAGCGCGGTCGGGAGCCGTCTCACGGCGGTGGAGAACGACCGCGTGTACGCGGGCGGCAACCCCCTCCAGGGGCCCGTGATGAATCTCTTCCAGCTCGAGATGACGGCGAAACAGCTCTACCCGGAACAGTTCGGCGAGTGGCCGGGCTACGACGGCGGCCCGTACCCCGAGATACCCGAAGACGAGCAGTTGTTCGACCGCGACGAGGTCGCGGCCATCGTGAACGGCGATCTGTCGTAG